One window of the Oceanicaulis sp. genome contains the following:
- a CDS encoding BrnT family toxin: MKFSFDPAKSEANREKHGIDFEQAQALWLDPWLLEAAARTVDEPRFVSIGLIDGKHWTAVWTPQNESIRIISVRRARKEEIAAYEG; this comes from the coding sequence ATGAAATTTTCCTTCGATCCGGCCAAGAGCGAGGCGAACCGCGAGAAGCACGGGATCGATTTCGAACAGGCGCAGGCGCTCTGGCTTGATCCGTGGCTCCTTGAAGCTGCGGCACGGACCGTCGACGAGCCGCGCTTCGTCTCGATCGGCCTCATCGACGGGAAACACTGGACTGCGGTCTGGACGCCGCAGAACGAAAGCATCCGGATCATCTCGGTCCGGCGCGCACGCAAGGAGGAGATCGCCGCCTATGAAGGCTAG
- a CDS encoding CopG family transcriptional regulator encodes MKARDFDAAFDAGEDVSAAVDWSSARRPNDAPRRVNVDFPSWVVDALDKQARHLGVTRQSLIKMWIAERLE; translated from the coding sequence ATGAAGGCTAGAGATTTCGACGCCGCTTTCGATGCGGGCGAAGACGTGTCCGCCGCCGTGGACTGGTCCTCGGCTCGCCGCCCGAACGACGCGCCGCGCCGCGTGAACGTCGATTTTCCCTCCTGGGTGGTCGACGCGCTCGACAAGCAGGCGCGCCATCTGGGCGTGACGCGGCAATCGCTCATCAAGATGTGGATCGCAGAGCGGTTGGAATAG
- a CDS encoding succinate dehydrogenase assembly factor 2 has translation MSDDPFTDPNTPVNPEDRKKRLTFRAWRRGFKEADLIMGRFADARLDDLSAAEIDEFERLLDAPDTEVYGWISGTLETPANYDGPVLDQLKAFRFDRAASEGDGPGV, from the coding sequence ATGAGCGACGATCCTTTCACTGATCCGAACACGCCCGTGAACCCCGAGGACCGCAAGAAGCGGCTGACCTTCCGCGCCTGGCGGCGGGGGTTCAAGGAGGCCGATCTCATCATGGGCCGGTTCGCCGATGCGCGGCTCGATGATCTCAGCGCCGCCGAGATCGACGAGTTCGAGCGGCTGCTGGACGCGCCGGACACCGAGGTCTACGGCTGGATCTCCGGAACGCTGGAGACGCCGGCGAATTACGACGGTCCGGTGCTCGACCAGCTCAAGGCCTTCCGCTTCGACCGCGCCGCGAGCGAAGGCGACGGGCCGGGGGTTTGA